Sequence from the Gloeocapsopsis dulcis genome:
AACGCCGAAAATACTTGTACACCGTCTGCCAAGCAGGCAGGTCTTTGGGCAAATCACTCCAGATACAACCATTGCGAAGTTGGTAGAAGATACCATTAAGGATCTCTCGTTCATCGACCTGTTGTTTGCGACCTCGACCTTGAGAACGAGAGGGCAGCAGGGGGCGAATCACTTCCCATTCTTGATCTGTTAAATCACTGCTATAGCGCTTGGCAGCACGTTCTTTAGCTCGATAAAACTGGCGAGTTTGCGGGGAGAGAACCATCGTCCAACTTTGAATTCACAACTAACCTATCCTGGTCTAACTAGCGTACTCCTGCCCTTCAGTTAATCTTTTTTTTAGAAATACACTCTCAAGATATGCTTTCAATTTTAGATGCTGTGGAAACATTAGATTCTTTAAAAATACCAACAAGTAATCGTCTGGAAAACTACAAGGAGATAGAAAGGGACAATATAGTATCCGAATCAATAATCAATATCGAATTTGTTTTGTTTGGAAAGATGGAAATGTGCATGATGTAGAAATAGTCGATTATCACTAAACAATCAAGCAGGGGGTGTCGTCGCATGAGAGTACCAAAAAATAGAAAACCACCACATCCAGGAAGGATTTTGCGCAAATACTTTTTGGATAATTTAGGTATAGATCAACAACAGTTAGCTAATGCAATAGGTGTAGAGTACAAAAGAATTAAGTCCATAGTTAACGAACGCAGGGACATTAGTGAAGATACAGCTTTAAGGCTTGCAAAATACTTTGGCAATACTCCAGGGTTTTGGTTAAATTTGCAAAGTGTTTACAACTTATATAAAGTAGAGCAAAAAATCAACGAAGATTTGAATAAAATCACTGCTTTAGAGATCGAAAACGATTGTGTATCTATATCAGAAATGAACCTCACAGTTGATGCTAATCAAACATAGATAACAAAACCCCAAAAGTTTTCTACTTCTTTAATGTAGTAATTAGTAACATCAATTGAATGATTTTCTTGATGATTGAATTGTTGTACAGCTATCATTTCAGCTAAACACTGTCCTAAGGTCACCTTTAATATTTTCATGTTTCCATTCAATTAATTTCCCCTATTAATGGGAAGTTCCTCCAATTTCTCCCAGCTTTCCTCCTCCCCAATGTAGCAGCGGGTTTCCATTCAATTAATTTCCCCTATTAATGGGAAGAGTACCGCTGTTTAGCTGATGTTGTGCCAGCTTCCAGGCGGTTTCCATTCAATTAATTTCCCCTATTAATGGGAAGCTGAAGACGGATAAACCTAGCATAAGCGAGATGATGGAAGAGTTTCCATTCACTTAATTTCCCCTATTAATGGGAAGCCGCCAAAACGTTTTCCAGCATGCACACTGGGCTTCTGGGTTTCCATTCAATTAATTTCCCCTATTAATGGGAAGGTTAAAGAGTACTTATACTTACAATCCAAGTGATGTACCAGATGGGTTTCCATTCAATTAATTTCCCCTATTAATGGGAAGAAACTGGAGGTTGTTGCCAACTATGTTCACTTTTGGCTGTTTCCATTCAATTAATTTCCCCTATTAATGGGAAGTCACATTACCGGAAGGCGAAACTATTATCAGTTTCAGTTTCCATTCAATTAATTTCCCCTATTAATGGGAAGCTTTAAGTTCTGGTAGTAGTCCTCCACCAGTCCCTAAGTTTCCATTCAATTAATTTCCCCTATTAATGGGAAGTAGTTCCTACATCTTTTTCTTGAATAATTTGATGTAAAGGTTTCCATTCAATTAATTTCCCCTATTAATGGGAAGAAGTCACGTTCCTGTCGTTCACAAGATTGATCAGATGTAGAGTTTCCATTCAATTAATTTCCCCTATTAATGGGAAGCGTGCTAGGCTACGCTATCAAGGCACTCATTAGTTTTCAACAGACGTTTCCATTCAATTAATTTCCCCTATTAATGGGAAGTTCTCATAGCTGAACAGGAGATAGAAGGAAATGCCAAAGCACGTTTCCATTCAATTATTTTCCCCTATTAATGGGAAGGTATATACTCGAAGAGGTACCGTTCTGTGACATGGAGTTTCCATTCAATTAATTTCCCCTATTAATGGGAAGTTACGGGCTGCTGAATGGTCACAACAAACAGAGGAAAACAGATGAAGTTTCCATTCAATTAATTTCCCCTATTAATGGGAAGTAACCTAGCTTCGTATGCTCTGCTTAGTTCGTTGAAGGTTTCCATTCAATTAATTTCCCCTATTAATGGGAAGAACCGTCATTGCTCATCTTTCCTAATAGAAAAGATTGTTTCCATTCAATTAATTTCCCCTATTAATGGGAAGATACTAGAAATGAGACGCTACATCAAACGTACAAGGTTTCCATTCAATTAATTTCCCCTATTAATGGGAAGTCTTAAAGATGACGTGTTTAACTTGCTAGCTGGTGATGACAAGTTTCCATTCAATTAATTTCCCCTATTAATGGGAAGCAAACTGCTGGTTTAAGACCGTCTCAGATTGACGCCATGTTTCCATTCAATTAATTTCCCCTATTAATGGGAAGATTTCCAGTTGTGCTGGAACACCACCAAGAAAGCATAGTTCTACACCTGTCAAGTTTCCATTCAATTAATTTCCCCTATTAATGGGAAGTCAAGTACGTGTTTAGATTTGGCAACAAACCAGGTGCAACAAAGGTTTCCATTCAATTAATTTCCCCTATTAATGGGAAGTCCGCTACCTCTCCCCACATCCTGTTTGCGTCTTTTGTTTCCATTCAATTAATTTCCCCTATTAATGGGAAGTTCCTGGCACATACCAGTAGAATTCGCTGAAGAATTGTTTCCATTCAATTAATTTCCCCTATTAA
This genomic interval carries:
- a CDS encoding HigA family addiction module antitoxin, with the translated sequence MRVPKNRKPPHPGRILRKYFLDNLGIDQQQLANAIGVEYKRIKSIVNERRDISEDTALRLAKYFGNTPGFWLNLQSVYNLYKVEQKINEDLNKITALEIENDCVSISEMNLTVDANQT